The genomic stretch CTGCTTCCTGATGAACGGGAATGTCGATCATGACGGGCATCGTACGCAGCTCGACCGCTTCGAGCAGGGAGGCATCGACGACGCCCTCCGATGCGATGCCGAGCAGGACGCGATACCGACGCTTGAGCAGGGTCGACGGTCCCTCGAACCGCACACGGACGTAGTTGGACGTCCACCCGCTCCATGTCGACGTCGTATGATCGAACGCTTCGGGGACGACGTACTGTACCGTATGCTCGAACCGTCGCTGGAATTCGTCGCGACGTCGATCCGAGAGCGCCCGCAATCTCGCCGTCCGTGCACGACGCAGACGCATCGGTACGGGGTCGGGCAGCGATGCCGCAGGCGTATGTTCGCGCTCACTGTAGGTGAAGACGTGGAGATACGTGAACGGCAGGCTTGCGATGAAGTCGCAGGATTCCTCGAACAGGGCATCCGTCTCACCGGGGAATCCCACGATGACGTCGACGCCGATGGCGGCGTGCGGCATCGACGCGACGATCCTGTTCACCACATCGCGATACATGTCCGGATTGTACCGCCGGCGCATGGCGCGCAGCAGGTCGGCCGAACCATGCTGGAGAGGAAGGTGGAAGTGATGGCAGAAGACCGACGACGATGCGACGAGATCGATGTGTTCCTGGCGGACGGTATTCGGTTCGATGGACGAGATGCGTATGCGGAAGGATGGAGATCGTGCATCGACGGCCTTCATCACGTCGATCAACCGCTCCCCCGTCACCGAGCGGTACTCACCGAGGTTGATGCCGGTAAGGACCACTTCGGAATATCCGGTCCGTTCGAGATCGGCCATCTCGTGCATGACCTTGTCGTAGTCCATGCTGCGGCTATGGCCACGAGCGAGAGGGATCGTACAGAAGGTACACGAATAGTCGCAGCCGTCCTGGAGTTTGACGAAGGCACGCGTACGCGAATCGCTGTCGCTCGATCGTGCAGGAACGAAGGCGAGGTCATCCGTCAGTTCCGAAACGTAGATACGCGGAGAAACGGTAGTGCGCAGTTCGTCGATCCGGTCGGGTATCGACGTCTTTTCCGCCGCACCGAAGATTCCCTTCACGCCGTCGATCGATGCGATCTCTTCGGGCTGCAACTGCGCATAGCATCCGGTGACGGCGACCACGGCATCGGGTGACGTGCGCAATCCCCTTCTGATGATCTTCCTGCACTCCGTATCGGCCTGTTCCGTTACCGTGCACGTATTGACGACGATGACGTCCGTGGCTTCTCCGAACGGGACGATGGCATAGCCCAGACGTTCGAAACGTTCCTTCAGATCGGCCGATTCAGCATAGTTCAGCTTGCATCCAAGAGTGTGGATGCTTGCCCGTAGTTGATGCTGTTGTGCTGAGATCGACATACTGCAAAACTACGGATAGGATCACTTCGAAAACCGTGTATCTTCTGTCCGTCGATGAAAATATACGGTCGCACGCAGATCGTCATGCAGTTCGCTCAACAAGGTTATGGAAGTCATCATGAAAGACGATGTACGCTCGTCGACCGCGCATGTGATCGTGACGGTGACGGAAGAAATGACGGCACGTCTCGATGGCAGGGAGATCCATCCTGTATACTCGACGTTCTGGCTCGCCTATCATGCAGAAGTCGCTGCACGCCGTGCAATAGAACCGTACTTCGACGAAGGAGAGAATGCCGTTGGAGGCGCCCTTGCACTCGAACATCGGGCCATGGCTCCCGTCGGTGCCGTCGTCGACGTCGAAGCACGCGTCGTGAACGTGGAAGGCAATCGCATCGTATGCGCGATCACCGCCATAAACGAGAATACCCTCCTTGCGGAGGGTACTCAGGTTCAAATCGTCATGAGATCGGAAGCGCTTCGGAAGAAGGTCGATGAAGCGTATCGGCGTCTTACATCTTCGTGAAGACGAAGGTCGTCTTGCGCTGACCGCTGCCGACTTGCGCAGGTGCCGTATTGGCAGGTTGCGTCTTCGTGTTGCCGAAGCCCTGTACACGGCTGGGGTGTACGCCGCGGCGTACAAGTACATCGCGGATGGCCTGGGCACGACGGTGTGCAGTGGCATTATCCTCTGTGCTGTTGACTGCATCTGCCGAACCGAGAATTTCCAGCGACAGGTCGTTACGTTGGATCAGCACCGTGGCCACGGAGTCGAGCAGCGGTACGTCTGCAGGGCTAACGTTGTTAGCATCAGCGAAATTGAGGTCCACATTCACGACGAGAGCCTGATCGGCGGCACTCTGGGGTGCGATCTGCACATGTTCCTTGGGCATGAGGGCCATGACTTCGCTTGCACGGACGGTGCTCATACCGGCGCTTGCGAACGACGTGACGGCTGTCTGGATTTCTTCCTGGCGGCGTTCTGCCTTCGTATCGACGGAAACGACGTACGTGTGGCGGAGCGAGTTGTAGATACCGAGGAAGACGCGATCGAAGTCACCGACATCATGGAGACGATGTACGCGGCCACCCGTGGCGTTGGCGAGCTTGACGAGGGGTTCGTCGTTGTTCACGCCATACGTGACGCTGAATACCTGTGCGTTGGCAGCCAGTGCGTCCTTCACCACGTCATCCAGACCGGCACTCGACGAATTGTCTTCGCCGTCCGTGAAGACGATGACGACACGCTTGCTGTTGGGGATGCTCGAGATCTGGGCGATACCTTCACGCGTTGCATCGTAGATCGCCGTGCCGTCGCTGCGAAGGTTCAGACCGTTCGTCTTGAACTTGCCGAGATACTCCTCACGGCTCTTCGTGACGGGTACTTCCGTCGTGACGCGTCCCGTGAACTTCACGACCGACGCGTAGTCGTTCTCGTTGAACGTCGTCA from Candidatus Kapaibacterium thiocyanatum encodes the following:
- a CDS encoding tRNA (N(6)-L-threonylcarbamoyladenosine(37)-C(2))-methylthiotransferase MtaB, whose protein sequence is MSISAQQHQLRASIHTLGCKLNYAESADLKERFERLGYAIVPFGEATDVIVVNTCTVTEQADTECRKIIRRGLRTSPDAVVAVTGCYAQLQPEEIASIDGVKGIFGAAEKTSIPDRIDELRTTVSPRIYVSELTDDLAFVPARSSDSDSRTRAFVKLQDGCDYSCTFCTIPLARGHSRSMDYDKVMHEMADLERTGYSEVVLTGINLGEYRSVTGERLIDVMKAVDARSPSFRIRISSIEPNTVRQEHIDLVASSSVFCHHFHLPLQHGSADLLRAMRRRYNPDMYRDVVNRIVASMPHAAIGVDVIVGFPGETDALFEESCDFIASLPFTYLHVFTYSEREHTPAASLPDPVPMRLRRARTARLRALSDRRRDEFQRRFEHTVQYVVPEAFDHTTSTWSGWTSNYVRVRFEGPSTLLKRRYRVLLGIASEGVVDASLLEAVELRTMPVMIDIPVHQEAVQ